The proteins below come from a single Agrobacterium vitis genomic window:
- a CDS encoding GNAT family N-acetyltransferase has product MQDLKTYRVAAPAPVRLEGRYVLVEPFVREQHLSALWSGLGGGDAVNQALRYFPNDDFSGVEVFGDWLEGANASGSLITHIFRSKADGSIVGMASLMRPDPKNGVVEVGSVAHGPAMKRSPLSSEAHYLLARHVFEDLGYRRYEWKCHNDNEPSKITARRYGFTFEGVFRQHMISKGKNRDTAWFSIIDTDWPLVKAGFDGWLDPDNFDADGHQKQRLEDIRAALRTAP; this is encoded by the coding sequence ATGCAGGATCTGAAGACCTATCGCGTTGCGGCGCCAGCTCCAGTGCGGCTCGAGGGCCGCTATGTGCTGGTCGAGCCCTTTGTCCGCGAGCAGCATCTGTCGGCCCTGTGGTCCGGGCTTGGCGGCGGCGATGCCGTTAACCAGGCGCTGCGCTATTTTCCTAATGACGACTTTTCCGGTGTCGAGGTCTTCGGTGACTGGCTGGAGGGTGCCAATGCCAGCGGCAGCCTGATTACTCATATTTTCCGCTCTAAGGCCGATGGGTCCATTGTTGGCATGGCCAGCCTGATGCGGCCCGATCCAAAAAACGGCGTGGTCGAGGTTGGATCGGTCGCGCACGGCCCGGCAATGAAACGCTCACCGCTGTCGAGCGAAGCGCATTATCTTCTGGCGAGACATGTGTTCGAGGATCTGGGCTACCGGCGCTACGAGTGGAAATGTCATAATGACAACGAGCCGAGCAAGATCACGGCGCGCCGCTACGGCTTCACATTCGAGGGCGTGTTTCGCCAGCATATGATTTCCAAGGGAAAGAACCGCGATACGGCCTGGTTCTCGATCATTGATACCGATTGGCCCCTCGTTAAAGCCGGGTTCGACGGCTGGCTTGATCCTGACAATTTCGATGCCGATGGCCATCAGAAACAGCGGCTTGAGGATATTCGAGCCGCTTTGAGGACTGCGCCATGA
- a CDS encoding tellurite resistance TerB family protein — MIDAKKLLTQFLGSQIPGIGGSVRKRGDDAASYAKSNPWKTGALVSVLLGTKTGRSLAGGALKVGGLALVAGLGYRAYRNYQSGKAPEELRALPELPAPPENSGFDPATSFSNDFALTLIKAMIAAAKADGHIDEGERANIMEKLHVEELGDEAEAFIRAELDNPTDLDALVAAARTEEQKVELYTASRLTIDPDTRAERGYLDLLAGRLGLADGLIDHIEATVAAAKVETPAV, encoded by the coding sequence ATGATCGACGCCAAAAAGCTCCTCACGCAGTTTCTGGGATCGCAGATCCCGGGCATCGGCGGTTCTGTTCGCAAGAGGGGTGATGACGCCGCAAGCTATGCCAAGTCCAATCCCTGGAAGACCGGCGCGCTGGTCTCCGTGCTGCTCGGCACCAAGACCGGACGGTCGCTGGCCGGAGGCGCGCTGAAGGTTGGCGGCCTGGCGCTGGTAGCCGGTCTCGGCTACCGCGCCTATCGCAATTACCAGTCCGGCAAGGCCCCGGAAGAGTTGCGCGCCCTGCCGGAACTGCCCGCCCCACCGGAAAATTCCGGCTTTGATCCGGCAACCTCGTTCAGCAATGATTTCGCGCTCACCCTGATCAAGGCGATGATCGCCGCGGCGAAGGCCGATGGCCATATCGACGAAGGCGAGCGCGCCAATATCATGGAAAAACTGCATGTCGAGGAACTCGGCGATGAGGCGGAGGCCTTTATTCGTGCAGAACTGGACAACCCGACCGATCTCGATGCGCTGGTGGCTGCTGCCCGCACCGAGGAGCAGAAGGTCGAGCTCTATACGGCCTCGCGTTTGACCATCGATCCCGATACCCGCGCCGAGCGCGGCTATCTTGACCTTCTGGCTGGACGCCTTGGGCTTGCCGATGGGTTGATCGACCATATTGAGGCGACGGTGGCTGCGGCCAAGGTCGAGACGCCGGCTGTCTGA
- a CDS encoding 2-dehydro-3-deoxy-phosphogluconate aldolase: MTAKTDRLLAVLKLQPVVPVLIIDDVETAVPLARALVAGGLKAIEITMRTPAALEAISRVAAEVEGAVAGAGTILNPAHFEAALKAGSQFIVSPGTTPELLAAAAGSDVPLLPGAATASEVMTLREKGYEVLKFFPAEQAGGAAYLKSLSSPLAGTLFCPTGGISLKNARDYLSLPNVVCVGGSWVAPKELVAAGDWAGITKLAVEACALKG, translated from the coding sequence ATGACTGCGAAGACTGACAGATTGTTGGCGGTGCTCAAGCTTCAGCCAGTTGTTCCCGTGCTGATCATCGACGACGTCGAAACCGCCGTGCCGCTGGCCCGGGCGCTGGTGGCCGGTGGGCTGAAAGCCATCGAAATCACCATGCGCACGCCAGCCGCGCTGGAAGCGATTTCGCGGGTGGCCGCCGAGGTCGAAGGGGCTGTGGCCGGTGCCGGGACCATTCTCAACCCTGCCCATTTCGAAGCTGCGCTGAAAGCCGGGTCGCAGTTCATCGTCAGCCCCGGCACGACGCCGGAATTGCTGGCGGCTGCCGCCGGGTCCGATGTGCCACTGCTGCCGGGTGCGGCCACGGCCAGCGAAGTGATGACCCTGCGCGAAAAGGGCTATGAAGTGCTAAAATTCTTCCCCGCCGAACAGGCGGGGGGGGCGGCCTATCTGAAATCGCTGTCCTCGCCGCTGGCAGGCACGCTGTTTTGCCCGACAGGCGGCATTTCACTGAAGAATGCCAGGGATTATCTGTCGCTGCCAAACGTCGTCTGCGTCGGCGGCTCCTGGGTGGCGCCTAAAGAACTGGTCGCTGCGGGCGATTGGGCCGGCATTACCAAGCTGGCCGTTGAGGCCTGCGCGCTGAAAGGCTGA